One genomic segment of Macadamia integrifolia cultivar HAES 741 unplaced genomic scaffold, SCU_Mint_v3 scaffold1325, whole genome shotgun sequence includes these proteins:
- the LOC122063436 gene encoding late embryogenesis abundant protein 2-like, protein MADKSQTQNISEKAGEAKAHAQMNKDQMMDKTTGAVNSAKESCQETGQQMKSKAEGATESVKNAMGMNK, encoded by the exons atGGCTGACAAATCCCAGACTCAGAACATCAGCGAGAAAGCTGGCGAGGCCAAGGCCCATGCTCAG ATGAACAAGGACCAGATGATGGATAAAACAACTGGTGCTGTCAATTCTGCCAAGGAATCGTGTCAAGAG ACTGGTCAGCAAATGAAATCCAAGGCAGAAGGAGCTACGGAATCTGTCAAGAACGCAATGGGCATGAACAAATGA
- the LOC122063439 gene encoding uncharacterized protein LOC122063439: HELVLHYQNQLHILSLILGCFLVCVCVEKPKPKPKIADKSQAQNLSYQAGEAKANAQMNKDQMMDKATNAMNSAKESCQETGQQMKSKAEGATDAVKNAMGMNK, encoded by the exons CATGAATTGGTTTTGCATTATCAAAACCAACTCCACATATTGAGTCTTATACTCGGTTGCTTtcttgtgtgtgtttgtgtggagaaaccaaaaccaaaaccaaagatAGCTGACAAATCCCAGGCTCAGAACCTTAGCTACCAAGCTGGAGAGGCCAAGGCCAATGCTCAG ATGAACAAGGACCAGATGATGGATAAGGCAACCAATGCCATGAATTCTGCCAAGGAGTCATGTCAAGAG ACTGGTCAGCAAATGAAATCCAAGGCAGAAGGAGCTACTGATGCTGTCAAGAACGCAATGGGCATGAACAAATGA